The Oceaniferula marina genomic interval GATGGAAGCCCAGATGAACATTTAAGGTTTCAATTTTGATTAATGGTCGAAAAGCCTGGCACTTCAGCTACTAGCCATCGGGTGCAACGACTTGTTAGCCTTATTTTTTCTTGAATATAAGATGAAGAATACCTGATGGCTTCTTTGGGTCACCTATTGGAATGTCTATGGGTTTACCATGTTCAAAAAAACCATAAAAAAAACATTCACGCTGACGGAAACCATATGTAACAGGTTTTACTTTATCAAAAACTTCAGACATACCTTCGAAATCTGTAATAATACAATGTCCTTTGTAATGAAATTTTGTTCCTATTTTTGACACTGTGACCTCAATTATCATTCCTAAATCTCGTTTAACAAAGTCACCATTCTTAACTTCATCATCTTTGTTGTTATGATCAAAATCCCTTGTTGGAAAAATCATTTCTTTGCCTATAGAAGCTTTTTTCTTCTCACCTTCAACGCAAAGAAACACCAATGGTTTCATTGGTGTTTTTCCTTTTTTAGGTTTATTAAAATTAGAAAATTGCGCGGTCACATTAATTTGTCCTGCTTGAATCGGCATAAGCAGGTTACTGAAAATGATAAAAGCAGTAGTAATGAGTAATATTTTCATAGATTGTGTTATTTTTGGCTAACGTAAAGCACACCGGCAGCGATCAGGCGCCGATATACAAGTTAAAGATACAATGTCGTAAAAAGGTTGCCTGTCGCAAACTCGACAGCTACTAGCTGTCGGGTGCTGCGACTTGTTAGCTCAGATTTTTCACTTTTTCTTGGGATAACCATCTGAGGCTAAAACCTCAAACATCCCACGAACTACGAAAACCATGAACATCCATGCTATCATCTGCATGACAATAGCGAATACGAGCCAGCCTTCCGCGTCCCAGACCATACAACTTAAGCTAATCAAAGAAATAGCATAAGAGAATATACAGACACCAAGGCACTTGCGAGTGAACGGAAATGCCCCGCTTGTAAGCAATAAATGAGGTTTATGGAAAGCTGTTACTGATAATACAGCAACAACCATACAAATAACGATTAACAATGGGTATGTCATATTTTTTAGCTAACGTAAAGCTCACCCGCCCCGATGAAAGGGCAGATAGGCGGTTAATGTTTAAATCGTGTAACGCAGAAGCAAAATCTGGCTTCGTAGCTACTAGGGGTCGGGTGCAGCGACTTGTTCGGTCATTATTGTCTATGGCGAATAATAAACATCATCGCTATCGCATGCCTCATCCTTCCCTTGTGACCATAGGACATATCCGTTCTCCTCATAACTGTAACAAAAGCCACGCCCCCATGGATCCAATGGCTCTTCCTTGAAAATTTGAACCCAAGTGCTTGGAACCGGTTCACGTTGTGGTCTATTTACCAACGCATCCAATCCCTGTTCAGTGGTAGGGTAATCACCTGTTGCTCTTCTGTAACTATCTAATGCAGAAGCAACTGTATTCAATTCACCATCAACATGGACAAAATGAACTACTGTGTTTC includes:
- a CDS encoding type II secretion system protein GspG, giving the protein MKTALASLMVIILIALLSVLVIQKRNTVVHFVHVDGELNTVASALDSYRRATGDYPTTEQGLDALVNRPQREPVPSTWVQIFKEEPLDPWGRGFCYSYEENGYVLWSQGKDEACDSDDVYYSP